The DNA window GGCTGGTGCTGCTGCTCTCCCGTCCATTCGAAGACGCCCTACATCTGGTACAGATCATCGGCATGCCCATGATAGTGGTAAACACGCTGGGAGCCATTCTCTTTGTGCAGATCATCAATGTGGTCTTCAAGGACCGGGAAAAACGAGACCCCGACATGGCGGAGCAGATTCTGGCCATTGCCAACCAGACCGTCCCGCACCTGCGCGGGGGCCTGAATGCGGAATCTGCCCGTGAGACCGTGCGCATCATCTTTGACGGTATTCCCGTGGCGGCGGTCTCCATTACCGACGACAAGACCATCCTTGCCCATATCGGCAAGGGAGACGACCACCACAACGCCGGGGCGCCCATAAACACCATGGGCACCCGCAATGTGCTGGAAACAGGCGAGCCCGTTTTTCTGAACGCCCCGGAAGACATAGGCTGCCGACACGCGGGATGCCCCCTGCATTCGGGCATTGTGGTTCCCCTGCGCAAGGGCGACCGCATTATAGGCACCCTTAAATTCTACGGCTCCAAATCTGACCCGCTGGACCGCATACGCTACGAACTTGCCAAAGGGCTGGGCAGCCTCTTTTCCACCCAGCTGGAACTGGAAGACCTGCACCTGCAAACCCGCATGCTGGCCCATGCGGAAATACGCCGCCTGCAGGCGCAGATTAATCCGCATTTCCTGTTCAACTCGCTGAACACCATTGCCGCCTTCTGCCGCACCAATGCGGACAAGGCCCGGGAACTGCTGCTGGATCTTTCGCGCTACATGCGGCGCAACCTTGATTCCAGCCGGGGCTTCATTCCTCTTTCCGACGAATTGCAGCAGGTGCAGGCGTACCTTGCCATTGAACAGGCCCGCTTCGGCGACCGCATCCGGGTGCAGATGGATGTTTCCGACGGCTGCGAGGACTGGCCCGTGCCTCCGCTGCTCATTCAGCCCATTGTGGAAAACGGTGTGAAGCACGGCATTTCCCGGCGCGAGGAAGGGGGGCTTATCAAGCTCACCATTGCCCGCGAAGGTGAGGAACTGCGCGTTGCCGTGGAAGACAACGGTGTGGGCATGCGCCCCGAGCAGGTGCGCAAACTTTTTGAGCAGAGCGACATGGAATCTGCCTCCGAAGGCATAGGCGTCATGAACTGCCACCATCGTCTGGCACGCATGTTCGGGCCGGAATATGGGCTGCGCATAGACAGCATGCCCGGAGAAGGAACGCAGGTTCTGTTCCGCATTCCCCGTTTGGCTACGCTGCATTAGCAGGCCGCCGGGGTGAATTATTCGCAGCAGCAAGGCCCGCCGCCTTTTTCAGCGAGCTGCCAAGGTCAAACCGCACAGGAGAACGAATGCGTCTGGTTTCCTGGAACGTGAACGGGTTCAGGGCAATAAGCAAGAAACCCGAATGGAACTGGTTCGCCGCGTGCAACGCGGACATTATCGGATTGCAGGAGACCAAAGCCAGGCCGGAACAGGTGGACGAGGCGGACAGGAATCCGCCCGGATACCAAAGCTACTGGTTTGCCGCTGCGGTTAAAAAGGGCTATTCCGGCACGGCGGTGTTCAGCCGCCCCGCCCCGCTTGCCGTGACATACGACCTGCCCTGCGCGGACTACACAGGTGAAGGCCGGGTTATCCATCTGGAATACCCCGCGTTTCACTACTTCAATATCTACTTTCCCAACGGGCAGTCCGGCGAAGACAGGCTGCGCTACAAGCTGGGCTTTTACGATGCTTTTCTGGAACACGCCCAGCGCCTGCGGCAGTCCAAGCCCATTGTGGTATGCGGCGACTTTAACACCGCCCACCACCCCATTGATATCGCCCGCCCCAAGGAAAACGAGGGCATCTCCGGCTTTCTGCCCATTGAACGGGCTTGGATGGACAAGCTGGTGGCACACGGTTACGCCGACACCTTCCGTCTGGTGCACCCGCAGGCTGCGGACCAATATTCGTGGTGGTCCTACAGGTTCAAGGCGCGCGAACGCAACGTGGGCTGGCGCATAGATTACTTTTTTGTCTCTGAGGAGCTGGTTCCCGCCGTGCGCGATGCATGGATAGAGATGGACCAGTTCGGCTCCGACCACTGCCCTGTGGGGCTGGAGCTGGACGTATAAACGGAAAAAGCGACGATACTGACAGGCGAAACGCCCCGGCAGACCATAGTGTGATCTGCCGGGGCGTTTGTGATTGCTTCGGGCACGTTTTCCGCACCCTGCGGTGAAGCCTTAGGCGTGCGCAGTGTAATCCGCTTCGCGCACGTTCCCGAGAATGTGGTTGAGCGCTTCCGACAATTCGTCCGCAAGAATGGGCAGGTCGCTGAGCAACAGCACCACCTCGGTCACGGATGCATTTTC is part of the Desulfovibrio psychrotolerans genome and encodes:
- a CDS encoding LytS/YhcK type 5TM receptor domain-containing protein yields the protein MTTEVLLGVLIERFGLVVAAAFLLLSLRPLARFGGSHSSSVNTAFYVAFFGLFGILGTYSGNDIHQSVANLRAMAVITGGLFGGPVVGAGAGLIAGLHRNLIDIGGFSAIPCGLATFLEGLAAGLVARKMGDGLDWRAAGILGLVGESVHMGLVLLLSRPFEDALHLVQIIGMPMIVVNTLGAILFVQIINVVFKDREKRDPDMAEQILAIANQTVPHLRGGLNAESARETVRIIFDGIPVAAVSITDDKTILAHIGKGDDHHNAGAPINTMGTRNVLETGEPVFLNAPEDIGCRHAGCPLHSGIVVPLRKGDRIIGTLKFYGSKSDPLDRIRYELAKGLGSLFSTQLELEDLHLQTRMLAHAEIRRLQAQINPHFLFNSLNTIAAFCRTNADKARELLLDLSRYMRRNLDSSRGFIPLSDELQQVQAYLAIEQARFGDRIRVQMDVSDGCEDWPVPPLLIQPIVENGVKHGISRREEGGLIKLTIAREGEELRVAVEDNGVGMRPEQVRKLFEQSDMESASEGIGVMNCHHRLARMFGPEYGLRIDSMPGEGTQVLFRIPRLATLH
- a CDS encoding exodeoxyribonuclease III, whose translation is MRLVSWNVNGFRAISKKPEWNWFAACNADIIGLQETKARPEQVDEADRNPPGYQSYWFAAAVKKGYSGTAVFSRPAPLAVTYDLPCADYTGEGRVIHLEYPAFHYFNIYFPNGQSGEDRLRYKLGFYDAFLEHAQRLRQSKPIVVCGDFNTAHHPIDIARPKENEGISGFLPIERAWMDKLVAHGYADTFRLVHPQAADQYSWWSYRFKARERNVGWRIDYFFVSEELVPAVRDAWIEMDQFGSDHCPVGLELDV